The Paracoccus sediminicola genome has a segment encoding these proteins:
- the fdxH gene encoding formate dehydrogenase subunit beta: protein MSNTAPAPTTAVSNPSVEPLSPNFGDGAVMRASATPNLPEPTQQMEKVAKLIDISKCIGCKACQSACVEWNETDPEIGTCNGTYDNPHDLTSEMFTLMRFNEWEDPDTGNLEWLIRKDGCMHCEDPGCLKACPAPGAIVQYTNGIVDFIHDKCIGCGYCIQGCPFDIPRMSPTKNVTYKCTLCSDRVAVGQGPACAKACPTQAIVFGTKDDMIAHAETRVEDLKSRGYDTASIYDPQGVGGTHVFYVLPIGDKPELYSDLPADPQISTLVEGWKGPAKTVGLAAIGLAAAGSILHSIFGKANTVSAEDQEEAAELVDAEMANGEIDPGPQDREQI from the coding sequence ATGAGCAATACAGCACCGGCCCCGACTACGGCCGTATCGAACCCCTCCGTTGAGCCGCTATCGCCGAATTTCGGCGATGGCGCGGTGATGCGGGCCTCGGCCACGCCAAATCTGCCAGAGCCGACCCAGCAGATGGAAAAGGTCGCCAAGCTGATCGACATTTCCAAATGCATCGGCTGCAAGGCGTGCCAGTCGGCCTGCGTGGAATGGAACGAAACCGATCCCGAGATCGGGACATGCAACGGGACCTATGACAACCCGCATGACCTGACCTCCGAAATGTTCACGCTTATGCGGTTCAACGAATGGGAGGACCCCGACACCGGCAACCTGGAATGGCTGATCCGCAAGGATGGCTGCATGCATTGCGAGGACCCGGGCTGCCTGAAGGCCTGCCCGGCGCCGGGTGCGATCGTGCAATACACCAATGGCATCGTTGACTTCATCCACGATAAATGCATCGGCTGCGGGTATTGCATCCAGGGCTGTCCCTTCGACATCCCGCGCATGTCTCCGACCAAGAACGTGACCTATAAATGCACGCTCTGTTCGGATCGCGTGGCGGTGGGGCAGGGTCCGGCCTGCGCCAAGGCCTGCCCGACCCAGGCCATCGTCTTCGGCACCAAGGACGACATGATCGCCCATGCCGAGACCCGCGTCGAGGATCTGAAGTCGCGCGGCTATGACACCGCCTCGATCTACGATCCGCAGGGCGTCGGTGGCACCCATGTCTTCTATGTGCTGCCCATCGGCGACAAGCCCGAACTCTATTCCGACCTGCCGGCCGATCCGCAGATATCGACGCTGGTCGAGGGCTGGAAGGGGCCGGCCAAGACGGTCGGGCTCGCGGCGATCGGTCTGGCCGCGGCGGGCTCGATCCTGCATTCCATCTTCGGCAAGGCCAACACGGTGAGCGCCGAGGATCAGGAAGAGGCCGCGGAACTCGTCGATGCCGAGATGGCCAATGGCGAGATCGACCCCGGACCGCAGGACAGGGAGCAGATCTGA
- the fdnG gene encoding formate dehydrogenase-N subunit alpha → MNIDLSRRSFLKLAGAGVVATSLGSMGFGEAEAQELAHIKPFRLATLTETRNTCPYCSVACGIIMYSEGDAREGQAELIHIEGDVDHPTNRGTLCPKGAALKDFVKSDTRLTEPRIRRPGSAEFEPISWDEALDRIARAMKDDRDENLVQFNEDGVPVNRWTTAGVLAASATTNETAWATFKVIKAMGIAGFDNQARVUHGPTVASLAPSFGRGAMTNSWTDIKNTDLVIVMGGNAAEAHPCGFKWVTEAKAHRGAKLIVVDPRFTRTAAVSDYYAPIRPGTDIAWLMGMIRWMIENDKVHWEYVRNFTNAGFIVKDEFGWEDGLFTGYDPATRDYDRSSWDYVIGEDGYAQTDPTLENPRCVWQLLRAHVDAYTPEMVERITGTPADKFLHIAEMIGETAAPDKTMTSMYALGWTQHSKGSQNIRGMAMLQLILGNIGVMGGGMNALRGHSNIQGLTDMGLMSNLLTGYLSMPTEAEVDYATYMSTREFKPLRPNQTSYWSNYSKFMVSFMKAMFGDAAQPENDWAYHYLAKLDVPNYDVLRMFELMNEGQVNLYFCQGFNPLLAFPNRGKLTAALSKLKLLVTIDPLETETARFWENHGEYNDVDPASIQTEVIQLPSTCFAEDEGSLTNSGRWLQWHWPGCTPPGDAKLDTWIMAQIFVRVRELYRQEGGAFPDPILNLSWEYEDEGEPSAQELAMEVNGRALSDVSDGENSSEVLLSAGQQVTNFTQLKDDGSTMCGCWIYSGCWNEDGNNMARRDNSDPSGLGVYQNWTWSWPVNRRILYNRASCDIEGRPYDPERMLIEWNGERWVGNDVPDIGVTSRPEEVGPFIMNPEGTSRLFARGMMRDGPFPTHMEPFESPMANVFNAEMRGNPVARVFESDVADLGTSDEFPFVGTSYRLTEHFHYWTKHNKVNSALQPEFFVEISEQLAEEKGIAKGGRVRVWNKRGSITAVAVVTKRIKPLICDGKPVHVVGIPLHWGFTGVAKKGFGPNSLTVFIGDANIETPESKAFLVNIEPAEEPVA, encoded by the coding sequence ATGAATATCGACCTCTCGCGGCGCAGTTTTCTGAAACTGGCAGGCGCGGGTGTGGTGGCGACGTCGCTGGGGTCTATGGGCTTCGGCGAGGCTGAGGCTCAGGAACTTGCGCATATCAAGCCGTTCCGCCTGGCGACGCTGACCGAGACCCGCAACACCTGCCCGTATTGCTCGGTTGCCTGCGGCATCATCATGTATTCCGAGGGCGACGCCCGTGAGGGCCAGGCTGAGCTGATCCATATCGAAGGCGATGTGGACCATCCGACGAATCGCGGCACGCTCTGCCCGAAGGGCGCGGCGCTGAAGGATTTCGTGAAATCCGACACGCGCCTGACCGAGCCCAGGATCCGCCGCCCCGGCAGCGCCGAGTTCGAGCCGATCAGCTGGGACGAGGCGCTCGACCGCATCGCGCGGGCCATGAAGGACGACCGCGACGAAAACCTCGTGCAGTTCAACGAGGACGGGGTGCCCGTCAATCGCTGGACCACCGCCGGGGTCCTGGCAGCCTCCGCCACGACGAACGAAACCGCCTGGGCGACCTTCAAGGTCATCAAGGCGATGGGGATCGCGGGATTCGATAACCAGGCGCGCGTCTGACACGGACCGACGGTGGCCAGTTTGGCCCCAAGCTTCGGTCGCGGTGCGATGACCAACTCCTGGACCGACATCAAGAACACCGATCTGGTGATCGTGATGGGCGGGAATGCCGCAGAAGCCCACCCCTGCGGTTTCAAATGGGTCACGGAAGCCAAGGCGCATCGCGGCGCCAAGCTGATCGTGGTCGATCCCCGCTTTACCCGCACGGCGGCGGTCAGCGATTACTATGCCCCGATCCGGCCCGGCACCGATATTGCCTGGCTGATGGGCATGATCCGCTGGATGATCGAGAACGATAAGGTCCATTGGGAATATGTCCGCAACTTCACCAATGCGGGCTTCATCGTGAAGGATGAATTCGGCTGGGAAGACGGACTGTTTACCGGCTATGACCCGGCGACGCGCGACTATGACCGGTCGAGCTGGGATTACGTGATCGGCGAGGATGGCTATGCCCAGACCGATCCGACACTGGAAAACCCGCGCTGCGTCTGGCAGCTTCTGCGCGCCCATGTCGATGCCTATACGCCCGAGATGGTCGAACGGATCACCGGCACGCCGGCGGACAAGTTTCTCCATATCGCCGAGATGATCGGCGAGACGGCGGCGCCCGACAAGACCATGACCTCGATGTATGCGCTGGGTTGGACACAGCATTCCAAGGGCAGCCAGAATATTCGCGGCATGGCGATGTTGCAGCTGATCCTCGGCAATATCGGGGTGATGGGCGGCGGGATGAACGCGCTGCGCGGGCATTCGAACATCCAGGGCCTCACCGATATGGGGCTGATGTCGAACCTGCTGACCGGCTATCTGTCGATGCCGACCGAGGCCGAGGTGGACTATGCCACCTATATGTCCACGCGCGAATTCAAGCCGCTCAGACCCAACCAGACCAGCTACTGGTCGAACTATTCCAAGTTCATGGTCTCGTTCATGAAGGCGATGTTCGGCGATGCCGCGCAGCCCGAGAACGACTGGGCCTATCACTATCTGGCGAAGCTCGATGTGCCGAATTACGACGTGCTGCGCATGTTCGAGCTGATGAATGAAGGACAGGTGAACCTGTATTTCTGCCAGGGCTTCAATCCGCTTCTGGCCTTCCCCAACCGGGGCAAGCTGACGGCGGCGCTGTCCAAGCTGAAACTGCTGGTCACCATCGACCCGCTGGAGACGGAGACCGCGCGGTTCTGGGAAAATCACGGCGAATATAACGACGTGGACCCGGCCTCGATCCAGACCGAGGTGATTCAGCTTCCCTCGACCTGCTTTGCCGAGGATGAGGGCTCGCTGACCAATTCCGGGCGCTGGCTGCAATGGCACTGGCCGGGCTGCACGCCTCCGGGCGATGCGAAGCTGGACACCTGGATCATGGCGCAGATCTTTGTGCGGGTGCGCGAGCTTTATCGGCAGGAAGGCGGTGCTTTCCCCGACCCGATCCTCAATCTCAGCTGGGAATACGAGGATGAGGGCGAGCCCTCGGCGCAGGAACTCGCGATGGAGGTCAATGGCCGTGCGCTCAGCGATGTCAGCGACGGTGAGAACTCCTCCGAGGTGCTGCTGAGCGCGGGGCAACAGGTGACGAACTTCACCCAGCTCAAGGATGACGGCTCGACCATGTGCGGTTGCTGGATCTATTCCGGTTGCTGGAACGAGGACGGCAACAACATGGCGCGGCGGGACAATTCCGACCCGTCGGGGCTTGGCGTCTATCAGAACTGGACCTGGTCCTGGCCGGTAAACCGGCGGATCCTCTATAACCGCGCGTCTTGCGATATCGAGGGCCGCCCCTACGATCCGGAGCGGATGCTCATCGAGTGGAACGGAGAACGCTGGGTCGGCAACGATGTGCCCGATATCGGCGTGACATCGCGCCCCGAAGAGGTCGGTCCGTTCATCATGAATCCCGAAGGCACGTCGCGGCTCTTTGCGCGCGGCATGATGCGGGACGGGCCGTTCCCGACCCATATGGAGCCCTTCGAAAGCCCGATGGCCAATGTGTTCAACGCAGAGATGCGCGGGAACCCCGTCGCGCGGGTCTTCGAATCCGATGTGGCCGATCTGGGCACATCGGACGAGTTCCCCTTTGTCGGCACCTCTTACCGGCTGACCGAGCATTTCCACTACTGGACGAAGCACAACAAGGTGAACTCGGCGCTACAGCCCGAATTCTTCGTCGAGATCTCGGAACAGCTCGCCGAGGAGAAGGGCATCGCCAAGGGCGGTCGGGTCCGGGTCTGGAACAAGCGCGGCTCGATCACGGCGGTCGCGGTGGTGACCAAGCGGATCAAGCCGCTGATCTGTGACGGCAAACCCGTTCATGTCGTCGGCATTCCGCTGCATTGGGGCTTTACCGGCGTGGCGAAGAAGGGCTTCGGGCCGAACTCGCTGACCGTGTTCATCGGTGACGCGAATATCGAAACGCCGGAATCCAAGGCCTTCCTGGTCAATATCGAACCCGCAGAGGAGCCCGTGGCATGA
- the modB gene encoding molybdate ABC transporter permease subunit gives MAGWLAPEEWQAVALSLRVAFWAVTLSLPLGILVAYALSRWRFPGRQVLNMAVHLPLILPPVVTGYLLLIAFGRQGVLGAPLAEWFGVSFAFRWTGAALAAAVMAFPLMVRTIRLSIDAVDPKLEQAAATLGARALPVFATVTLPLILPGILAGSIVAFAKAIGEFGATITFVSNIPGQTQTLPTAIYAQLQVPGGEAQAVRLVLVSLSIALLALIAAEWAGRAVARRISGR, from the coding sequence ATGGCGGGCTGGCTCGCCCCTGAGGAATGGCAGGCGGTGGCGCTCTCGCTGCGGGTGGCCTTCTGGGCGGTGACGCTCAGCCTGCCGCTGGGGATCCTCGTCGCCTATGCGCTGTCGCGCTGGCGCTTTCCGGGTCGGCAGGTGCTGAACATGGCGGTGCATCTGCCGCTGATCCTGCCACCGGTCGTCACCGGCTATCTGCTGCTGATCGCCTTCGGGCGGCAGGGCGTCCTGGGCGCTCCGCTGGCCGAGTGGTTCGGCGTCAGCTTCGCCTTTCGCTGGACCGGGGCGGCTCTGGCGGCAGCGGTGATGGCCTTTCCGCTGATGGTGCGCACGATCCGCCTGTCCATCGACGCGGTGGACCCGAAGCTGGAACAGGCCGCCGCCACTCTGGGCGCGCGCGCGCTGCCCGTCTTTGCCACCGTCACCCTGCCCCTGATCCTGCCCGGCATCCTTGCAGGCAGCATCGTCGCCTTCGCCAAGGCCATCGGCGAGTTCGGCGCGACGATCACCTTTGTGTCGAACATTCCCGGCCAGACCCAGACGCTGCCTACCGCGATCTATGCGCAATTGCAGGTTCCGGGCGGAGAGGCGCAGGCGGTCCGGCTGGTGCTGGTGTCGCTGTCCATCGCGCTGTTGGCGCTGATCGCTGCGGAATGGGCCGGGCGCGCCGTGGCAAGACGGATTTCGGGCCGATGA
- the fdhE gene encoding formate dehydrogenase accessory protein FdhE: MSLRPDPSVISNISTPDFARLPDPHRLFATRAARLRKLAEGARLAPYLNFLADLCEIQAQLVTDLPAPPPVDADTVARNRSYRMPPLDRAELVGSAALSETVGALLERASKIEMPDQARAALRALRDAPEQDRRALLSDIASDRVPEGFAAPAAFLAAALQLLAVRMAAGLDAEQLVPIRVGICPSCGGRPSVSMVTATLHTEGARYCCCATCATQWNEVRVKCTCCGSTKGIGYRAVDDGAASDQPIKAEICKECKSWVKILYQNVDTTLEPFADDVASLGLDALMRETEWDRGGFNPFLIGY; the protein is encoded by the coding sequence ATGAGCCTTCGTCCCGATCCGTCCGTCATCAGCAATATCTCGACGCCGGATTTCGCCCGGCTGCCCGATCCGCATCGGCTTTTCGCCACCCGCGCAGCGCGGCTGCGCAAGCTGGCTGAAGGGGCGCGGCTGGCACCATATCTGAACTTTCTGGCGGATCTCTGCGAAATACAGGCGCAGCTGGTGACCGATTTGCCCGCCCCGCCGCCGGTCGATGCCGATACGGTGGCGCGCAACCGCTCTTACCGGATGCCACCGCTGGATCGCGCTGAGCTGGTCGGATCGGCGGCCCTGTCCGAAACGGTGGGCGCGTTACTCGAACGTGCCAGCAAGATCGAGATGCCCGATCAGGCCCGCGCCGCGCTGCGGGCGCTGCGCGACGCGCCCGAGCAGGATCGCCGGGCATTGCTGTCGGACATCGCTTCGGACCGCGTGCCTGAAGGGTTTGCCGCGCCTGCGGCATTTCTCGCTGCGGCCTTGCAGCTGCTCGCTGTACGGATGGCGGCGGGGCTTGATGCGGAACAGCTTGTGCCGATTCGCGTGGGTATCTGCCCATCCTGCGGCGGACGCCCCTCGGTCTCGATGGTGACGGCCACGCTGCATACCGAAGGCGCGCGCTATTGCTGCTGCGCGACCTGCGCGACCCAGTGGAACGAGGTGCGGGTGAAATGCACATGCTGCGGCTCGACCAAGGGGATCGGCTATCGCGCGGTCGATGACGGCGCGGCGAGCGATCAGCCCATCAAGGCCGAGATCTGCAAGGAATGCAAAAGCTGGGTGAAGATCCTGTATCAGAATGTCGATACCACGCTGGAGCCGTTCGCCGATGACGTCGCCAGTCTCGGGCTGGATGCGCTGATGCGCGAGACGGAATGGGACAGGGGCGGCTTCAACCCGTTCCTGATCGGCTATTGA
- a CDS encoding formate dehydrogenase subunit gamma encodes MARREYSESTDKIVATEPVEIRRYATHTRINHWFTAILIILLILSGFALFHPSLFFLTALFGGGQAARYIHPIFGVVACISFLLLFIQLWRLNLMRREDLTWAKNINELLAGNEEKLPELGKYNFGQKVVFWGMFWLLLAMVVSGVMIWQQFFPNLVSIETRRWAVVVHSVSAVLSVLIIIVHIYAAFWTRGTLRAMTSGRVTGGWAWKHHRKWLREVARRQDTPPAE; translated from the coding sequence ATGGCACGGCGGGAATATTCGGAATCGACCGACAAGATCGTGGCGACCGAACCGGTCGAGATCCGCCGCTATGCCACGCATACACGGATCAATCACTGGTTCACCGCGATTCTCATCATTCTGCTGATCCTGTCGGGCTTTGCCCTGTTCCACCCCTCGCTGTTCTTCCTGACAGCGCTGTTCGGGGGCGGGCAGGCGGCGCGCTATATCCACCCGATTTTCGGCGTGGTCGCCTGTATCAGCTTCCTGCTGCTGTTCATCCAGCTCTGGCGGCTGAACCTGATGCGGCGCGAGGATCTGACCTGGGCCAAGAACATCAACGAACTCCTTGCCGGTAACGAAGAAAAACTGCCCGAGCTGGGCAAGTATAATTTCGGCCAGAAAGTGGTGTTCTGGGGGATGTTCTGGCTGCTGCTGGCGATGGTCGTCTCGGGCGTCATGATCTGGCAGCAATTCTTCCCGAACCTCGTCTCGATCGAGACGCGGCGTTGGGCGGTGGTGGTGCATTCCGTGTCGGCCGTGCTGTCGGTGCTGATCATCATCGTGCATATCTACGCGGCCTTCTGGACGCGGGGCACGCTGCGCGCCATGACCAGCGGGCGGGTCACCGGTGGCTGGGCCTGGAAGCATCACCGCAAATGGCTGCGGGAAGTTGCTAGACGTCAGGATACACCTCCGGCAGAATAA
- the modA gene encoding molybdate ABC transporter substrate-binding protein produces the protein MRLLAALATLLVAAVPAAAAQITVFAAASLKDALDEVAVAYETETGDEIAISYAGSGLLARQIVAGAPAEIFISAHPGWMDAVEGAGLSTAGRRRDVLGNRLALIAHDRVAPVEIGADLDLAALIGAEKLAMGLLEAVPAGQYGKAALDRLGLWDTVAPQVVQADNVRAALALVARGEAGFGIVYASDAKAEAGVHLAGTFPEDSHPPITYPAALLDGASDAAAGFFAALSEDEADAIFAAHGFAPLD, from the coding sequence ATGAGATTGCTTGCCGCGCTTGCGACGCTGCTTGTCGCTGCGGTCCCGGCGGCGGCGGCGCAGATCACCGTATTTGCAGCCGCGTCGCTGAAGGACGCGCTCGATGAGGTCGCCGTGGCCTATGAGACCGAGACCGGCGATGAGATCGCGATTTCCTATGCCGGGTCCGGGCTTCTGGCCCGACAGATCGTCGCGGGCGCGCCGGCCGAGATCTTCATCTCGGCCCATCCTGGCTGGATGGATGCCGTCGAAGGGGCCGGGCTGAGCACGGCCGGGAGGCGACGCGATGTGCTGGGCAACCGGCTGGCGCTGATCGCCCATGACCGAGTGGCGCCGGTCGAGATCGGCGCGGATCTGGATCTCGCCGCCCTTATCGGCGCCGAAAAGCTGGCGATGGGTCTGCTGGAGGCGGTTCCGGCGGGCCAGTACGGCAAGGCGGCGCTCGACCGTCTCGGGCTGTGGGATACGGTCGCACCGCAGGTGGTGCAGGCCGATAATGTGCGCGCCGCACTCGCGCTCGTGGCCCGGGGCGAGGCCGGTTTCGGGATCGTCTATGCCAGCGACGCCAAGGCCGAAGCGGGCGTTCATCTGGCCGGGACATTCCCCGAGGACAGCCACCCGCCGATCACCTATCCCGCCGCGCTGCTCGACGGCGCTTCGGATGCAGCGGCAGGGTTCTTCGCGGCGCTTTCGGAAGATGAAGCGGACGCGATCTTTGCCGCGCACGGGTTCGCGCCGCTTGACTGA
- a CDS encoding AGE family epimerase/isomerase translates to MTGYGTEWCRAQAMRLLEFHAPALNPAGGFYKLATDGTPLPDTTRELHETTRMIHAYAQGARLGFAGAERIMDHGIRFLFEGHLDLVHGGFWWSVDDAGPVDRRKQAYGHAFVLLAAASAAQSGHPDTSRLRETVMTVLRGRFWEDPPGAVSDMFEEDWTGAPDYRGGNANMHLTEALIAAYRAWGDTADLEMARSISGFMIDRHARAQGWVVPEHFTPDWRIDRNFAGDPMFRPPGTTPGHAIEWARLILELREAGSAAARDDWTVGAARALYDRALRTAWLPEGGFAYTLDWQDGIDNRRRLWWPVAEAVAAANTLHQLTGEQRYQTDAHRFWQHLDRHHLDHERGGFFAEIDGNSAPVETLFPGKPDIYHAMTALVSGI, encoded by the coding sequence ATGACCGGATACGGAACCGAATGGTGCCGCGCACAGGCGATGCGCCTGCTGGAATTTCATGCCCCTGCGCTGAACCCGGCAGGCGGTTTCTACAAGCTGGCAACGGATGGCACGCCCTTGCCCGACACCACCCGCGAGCTGCACGAGACGACGCGGATGATCCACGCCTATGCGCAGGGTGCGCGGCTCGGTTTTGCCGGGGCAGAGCGGATCATGGATCACGGGATCCGATTTCTTTTCGAGGGTCATCTCGATCTGGTGCATGGCGGGTTCTGGTGGAGCGTCGATGATGCCGGTCCGGTTGATCGCCGCAAGCAGGCTTATGGTCACGCTTTCGTTTTGCTGGCCGCGGCTTCGGCGGCGCAGAGCGGCCATCCCGATACGTCGCGACTGCGCGAAACGGTGATGACGGTGCTGCGTGGCCGGTTCTGGGAGGACCCTCCCGGCGCGGTGTCGGACATGTTCGAAGAGGACTGGACCGGCGCGCCGGATTATCGCGGCGGCAACGCCAATATGCATCTCACCGAGGCGCTCATCGCGGCCTATCGGGCCTGGGGTGACACGGCGGATCTGGAGATGGCGCGGTCGATTTCCGGCTTCATGATCGACCGTCACGCGCGCGCCCAAGGCTGGGTCGTGCCCGAGCATTTCACCCCGGATTGGAGGATCGACCGGAATTTCGCCGGCGACCCGATGTTCCGCCCGCCCGGCACAACGCCGGGCCATGCGATTGAATGGGCGCGGCTGATCCTAGAACTGCGCGAGGCTGGCAGCGCGGCGGCGCGGGATGACTGGACGGTCGGGGCGGCGCGGGCGCTGTATGACCGCGCCCTGCGTACGGCGTGGCTGCCCGAGGGCGGCTTTGCCTATACGCTCGACTGGCAGGACGGCATCGACAACCGGCGCCGCCTGTGGTGGCCCGTGGCCGAGGCGGTGGCGGCGGCCAATACGCTGCACCAGCTGACGGGCGAGCAACGCTACCAGACCGATGCGCATCGTTTCTGGCAGCATCTCGACCGCCATCATCTCGACCACGAGCGCGGCGGTTTCTTCGCCGAGATCGACGGCAACAGCGCGCCGGTCGAGACGCTGTTCCCCGGCAAGCCCGACATCTATCATGCCATGACGGCCCTGGTTTCGGGGATCTGA